One window of the Streptomyces sp. TS71-3 genome contains the following:
- a CDS encoding beta-ketoacyl synthase N-terminal-like domain-containing protein gives MTATRILVTGVGTALPGVSEPRDLLRTRSVAGEASVDPAALIGKRGLRYKDRATQLALCAAQDALADAGLLTPDLAVPGGSVAVVASSNLGNLDTVCEVADGIKEYGVEGISPMGLPNASSNVVASTVAIRHGLRGPNLMVCNGAASGLDAVYWGASLIAARRVERALVIGVESRNAYVDGLLGRAPGDLLDGAVALVLERSPAATARGARGTAVLGTYTRRDGVEACLGRLLETIPGAEPGVWFVPERHPGSAAVPAGVPRNDLSTVFGRASGAYGVLQCAAAVGWFGSRDPGAGAPALVTAGTDEDDGVAGLVLTAGAS, from the coding sequence GTGACCGCTACGAGGATCCTGGTCACCGGCGTCGGCACGGCGCTGCCCGGCGTGAGCGAGCCGCGCGACCTGCTGCGCACTCGGAGCGTCGCGGGCGAGGCGTCGGTGGACCCCGCGGCGCTGATCGGAAAGCGCGGCCTGCGGTACAAGGACCGCGCCACGCAACTCGCGCTCTGCGCAGCGCAGGACGCCCTGGCGGACGCTGGCCTCCTCACGCCGGACCTGGCGGTGCCCGGCGGGTCCGTCGCCGTGGTGGCCAGCTCCAACCTGGGCAACCTCGACACCGTCTGCGAGGTCGCCGACGGCATCAAGGAGTACGGCGTCGAGGGCATCAGCCCGATGGGGCTGCCGAACGCGTCCAGCAACGTCGTCGCCTCCACCGTCGCCATCCGCCACGGCCTGCGCGGCCCCAACCTGATGGTCTGCAACGGAGCCGCCTCCGGCCTGGACGCGGTCTACTGGGGGGCCTCGCTGATCGCCGCCCGCCGGGTCGAGCGCGCCCTCGTGATCGGCGTCGAGTCCCGCAACGCGTACGTGGACGGGCTGCTCGGCAGGGCCCCGGGGGACCTCCTCGACGGCGCCGTGGCGCTGGTCCTGGAGCGCTCCCCGGCGGCCACCGCGCGCGGCGCCAGGGGGACCGCGGTGCTCGGCACGTACACCAGGCGGGACGGGGTCGAGGCATGCCTCGGCCGGCTCCTGGAGACGATCCCGGGGGCGGAGCCCGGCGTCTGGTTCGTGCCCGAGCGCCATCCGGGCAGCGCCGCCGTGCCCGCCGGCGTGCCCCGCAACGACCTCAGCACCGTCTTCGGCCGGGCATCCGGCGCCTACGGCGTGCTCCAGTGCGCGGCGGCCGTCGGCTGGTTCGGCTCCCGTGACCCGGGTGCCGGGGCGCCGGCCCTGGTCACGGCCGGGACCGACGAGGACGACGGGGTCGCGGGCCTCGTGCTCACCGCGGGCGCCTCGTGA